The proteins below come from a single Drosophila kikkawai strain 14028-0561.14 chromosome 3R, DkikHiC1v2, whole genome shotgun sequence genomic window:
- the ems gene encoding homeotic protein empty spiracles, whose amino-acid sequence MTKMIPPVPTAAAAVMMPTPKQKIGFSIESIVGDAGSANAAGHSPPPENGRRSQSPPPGERNGPGSPPQTPPSNLTLLPGSPPLHLMAPPAHAMPYPHGQPHPHPAHPHPHLSPAQQHVLHQHLLLQQHQQQQHHQQGPPKSHQDIQELLQRLHHHNAALQTRLSPEAEHPVSLKRERSPAPPAQEQAENPAQRIQPPHTPPKSVSPQSSQPSTSPTLLVSSPHATPPQQPQQQQPPSYPKPTLMHPGAGGPMMMPGMPPQGLVRPFPVGPGGPPMGGPPQGQPGMPDIKALPPYINAPPELPPQHNPHLIAAAQFQMAAALQAGHVLGPAAAAAAAAGLPPHAAQFMPNPGMARDSYQLYPWLLSRHGRIFPHRFPGSFLVPPFRKPKRIRTAFSPSQLLKLEHAFESNQYVVGAERKALAQSLNLSETQVKVWFQNRRTKHKRMQQEDEKGGEGGSQRNMHGSGDEDDDELIDMEMDDCPSDEEHELDASH is encoded by the exons ATGACTAAGATGATTCCGCCGGTGCCCACAGCCGCTGCCGCCGTCATGATGCCCACGCCCAAGCAGAAAATCGGCTTCAGCATCGAGTCCATTGTGGGCGATGCCGGCAGTGCCAACGCCGCCGGCCACTCGCCGCCGCCGGAGAATGGCCGCAGAAGCCAGAGTCCGCCGCCGGGCGAGAGGAACGGTCCGGGATCGCCACCCCAGACACCGCCTTCGAACCTCACTCTGCTGCCCGGCTCCCCGCCGCTCCACCTGATGGCGCCACCAGCACACGCAATGCCCTATCCCCACGGCCAGCCGCACCCGCACCCTGcccatccgcatccgcatctaTCGCCCGCCCAGCAGCACGTGCTCCACCAGCATctcctcctgcagcagcaccagcagcaacagcaccaccagcagggCCCGCCCAAGAGCCACCAGGACATCCAGGAACTGTTGCAGCGCCTGCACCATCACAATGCTGCTCTCCAAACCCGACTCTCCCCGGAGGCAGAGCATCCCGTGTCATTGAAAAGGGAGCGCTCTCCGGCGCCACCTGCCCAGGAGCAGGCCGAGAATCCCGCCCAGCGCATTCAGCCGCCCCACACGCCTCCCAAGTCCGTCTCCCCGCAGTCCTCGCAGCCCTCTACGTCGCCCACCTTGCTGGTCAGCAGTCCGCACGCCACTCCTCcccagcagccacagcagcagcagcctccgAGCTACCCCAAGCCGACGCTGATGCACCCCGGAGCAGGAGGACCCATGATGATGCCGGGAATGCCACCCCAGGGACTCGTCAGACCCTTCCCCGTGGGCCCAGGAGGACCGCCGATGGGTGGACCGCCGCAGGGACAGCCAGGAATGCCGGACATCAAGGCCCTGCCGCCGTACATAAACGCTCCACCGGAGCTGCCACCACAGCACAATCCGCACCTCATTGCCGCCGCCCAGTTCCAGATGGCCGCCGCCCTGCAGGCCGGTCATGTCCTGGGTcctgcggcggcggcagctgcagcCGCTGGACTTCCACCGCACGCCGCCCAGTTCATGCCCAATCCCGGAATGGCGCGGGACAGCTATCAGCTGTATCCCTGGCTCCTCAGCCGCCACGGAAGGATCTTCCCACACCGGTTTCCAGGAA GCTTTCTGGTGCCGCCGTTCCGCAAGCCGAAGCGCATCCGCACTGCCTTCTCGCCGTCGCAGCTCCTGAAGCTGGAGCACGCCTTCGAGAGCAACCAGTACGTGGTCGGGGCGGAGAGGAAGGCCCTCGCCCAGTCCCTGAATCTGTCCGAGACGCAGGTGAAGGTGTGGTTCCAGAACCGACGCACCAAGCACAAGCGGATGCAGCAGGAGGACGAGAAGGGAGGCGAGGGCGGCTCCCAGCGCAACATGCATGGCAGCGgcgacgaggacgacgacgagctCATCGACATGGAGATGGACGACTGCCCCAGCGACGAGGAGCACGAGCTGGACGCCAGCCACTGA